The Longimicrobium sp. genomic interval TGGAGGACCGTTGTCCGGACGGCTCGGTGTCTCCCGTCGCCGGTCGCCACCCGCCCGTAGCTACGGAGGTGTACCGTCAACTCCTCCGGCGGGACTTTCACCCGCAAGAACACGCCGCCTTTGCACGGCGCACCACAGAGAACACAGAAGGAACTGAAAGCCACAGAGAACAACCTTCTTTGCTGTTCTTTCTCTGTGTCTCTGTGTCTCCGTGTGAGCCCGCGGTTGCAGTTCTCCCGCGCCTCCGCGTCTCCGCGTGAGCCATGCAGTTACGATCTCGGACTACTCCTCGGACTCCGTTTGTTCGGGCCGGACTCGCTTGCGGGCCGGGCGCTTCCCTTCCTTGCCGAGGGCGCTCAGCTCGCTCGGAGCGATCACGCGCCACTTGCCGGACGGCAGCTCGCCCAGCTCCACTGGCCCGAACCGCCGGCGCGTGAGGCGGCGCACCGGGTGCTCGATGGCCTCCATCATCCGGCGGATCTCGCGCTTCTTCCCCTCGCGCAGCACCACCCGCACGCGAAAGACGTCGACGTCCACCGGGTGAAGGCGCTGCACCTCCTCCGCCTTGGCGAGGCCTTCCTCCAGTTCCACGCCCTCCAGCAGGCGCTCCATCTCGTGGTTCGTCAGCTTCCCCTCCACGTCCACCAGGTACTCCTTGGTGGTGCCAAAGGAGGGGTGCAGCAGGCGG includes:
- a CDS encoding pseudouridine synthase, yielding MPKPPRGERPPQESGEPVRLQAYLARSGVASRRASEELIAQGRVSVNGHQVTTPGTKVRPGQDRVTVDGEAVALEETVWLALHKPKGYVTSRHDNFGRRTIYDLLPEKYHSLFHVGRLDRDSEGLLLLTNDGDTSNRLLHPSFGTTKEYLVDVEGKLTNHEMERLLEGVELEEGLAKAEEVQRLHPVDVDVFRVRVVLREGKKREIRRMMEAIEHPVRRLTRRRFGPVELGELPSGKWRVIAPSELSALGKEGKRPARKRVRPEQTESEE